The following proteins come from a genomic window of Musa acuminata AAA Group cultivar baxijiao chromosome BXJ1-7, Cavendish_Baxijiao_AAA, whole genome shotgun sequence:
- the LOC103991585 gene encoding probable phospholipid-transporting ATPase 4 isoform X1, which produces MARGGRNQERLRWSKLYTFACLRPTVLLDNEHRHSLQGPGYSRIVHCNQPGSHRKKPLKYPTNYISTTKYNIVTFLPKAIFEQFRRVANLYFLLAALLSLTPVTPFSAVSMIAPLAFVVGLSMAKEALEDWRRFMQDVKVNSRKVSVHRGEGHFGYRHWQKIRVGDIVKVEKDQFFPADLLLLSSSYADGICYVETMNLDGETYLKVKRSLEVTLPLDDDAAFSNFTATIRCEDPNPSLYTFMGNFEYEQQVYALDPSQILLRDSKLRNTAYVYGVVIFTGHDSKVMQNATQSSSKRSKIEKKMDKIIYILFTFLMLISLISSVGYAVMTKFGMPHWWYMQPNKTSYIYNASEPALSGFFHLVTALILYGYLIPISLYVSIEVVKVLQATFINQDLHMRDGETGNPAQARTSNLNEELGQVDTILSDKTGTLTCNQMDFLKCSIAGVSYGVDSSEVEIAAAKHFASEASGTSEQHSSTHDFWENSRSGFGSSEIELEDGNTSMVEKPQKPATRGFSFEDDRLMQGNWTNEPNAGIILLFFRTLALCHTAIPEPNEKTGGFTYEVESPDEGAFLMAARQFGFEFSKRTQSSVFVRERYSASEDPLEREFKVLNLLEFNSRRKRMSVIVRDDTGQILLLCKGADSIILDRLSRNGRVYERDTIKHLNEYGEAGLRTLALAYRVLGESEYSAWNAEFLKAKTTIGPDREAELERIADMIERDLILIGATAVEDKLQKGVPQCIDKLAQAGLKIWVLTGDKMETAINIGFACSLLRQGMKQICLSMETSDILSQDIKKAAKENILMQITNASQMIKLEKDPNAAFALIIDGKTLTYALDDDLKNQFLSLAVNCASVICCRVSPKQKALVTRLVKEGTGKTTLAIGDGANDVGMIQEADIGVGISGVEGMQAVMASDFSISQFRFLERLLVVHGHWCYKRIAQMICYFFYKNIAFGLTIFYFEAYTGFSGQSVYDDWYMLLFNVILTSLPVISLGVFEQDVSSEVCLQFPALYQQGPRNLFFDWYRIFGWMGNGLYSSIAIYFLNIHIFYNQAFRAEGQTADMAAVGTAMFTCIIWAVNLQIALTMSHFTWIQHLFVWGSVATWYLFLVAYGMSSSLISGNGYQILLEALGPAPMYWAATLLVTLACNIPYLAHISFQRAINPLDHHVIQEIKYFKKDVEDQHMWKRERSKARQKTDIGFSARVDAKIRQLREKFQRKVSSLSIQTQS; this is translated from the exons ATGGCACGGGGAGGAAGGAATCAGGAGCGACTCCGATGGAGCAAGCTCTACACTTTTGCTTGTCTCCGTCCTACCGTGTTATTAGACAATGAGCATCGCCACTCCCTGCAGGGTCCTGGATACTCCCGCATCGTCCATTGCAACCAGCCCGGATCACACCGCAAGAAGCCCCTCAAATATCCTACCAACTACATCAGCACCACCAAGTACAACATCGTCACTTTCCTCCCGAAAGCTATTTTCGAACAATTCCGCCGTGTCGCCAATCTATACTTTCTCCTTGCTGCTTTGCTCTCCCTCACCCCTGTCACCCCCTTCTCGGCTGTGAGCATGATTGCCCCCCTGGCATTTGTTGTTGGTCTCAGTATGGCTAAGGAGGCATTGGAAGATTGGCGGAGGTTCATGCAGGACGTGAAGGTTAATAGCCGTAAGGTTAGTGTCCACAGGGGAGAAGGTCACTTTGGTTACAGACACTGGCAGAAGATTCGTGTTGGAGATATTGTGAAGGTTGAAAAAGATCAATTCTTTCCTGCTGACTTGCTTCTTTTGTCCTCAAGTTATGCGGATGGCATATGCTATGTCGAGACCATGAATTTGGATGGAGAAACCTATTTGAAGGTCAAGAGATCTTTGGAAGTCACTTTACCATTGGACGATGATGCAGCTTTCAGCAACTTCACAGCAACCATTCGGTGTGAGGACCCCAATCCTAGTCTCTACACTTTCATGGGTAACTTTGAGTATGAGCAGCAGGTTTACGCACTTGACCCAAGTCAGATACTTCTCAGAGATTCAAAGCTTAGGAATACTGCATATGTCTATGGAGTGGTTATCTTCACTGGTCATGACAGCAAAGTCATGCAGAATGCAACTCAGTCATCATCTAAGAGAAGTAAAATCGAGAAGAAGATGGATAAGATTATATACATTCTATTTACCTTTCTCATGTTGATTTCATTGATCAGCTCAGTAGGTTATGCTGTTATGACGAAGTTTGGGATGCCACACTGGTGGTACATGCAACCAAATAAGACCTCGTACATCTATAATGCTTCAGAGCCTGCTTTATCTGGCTTCTTCCATCTTGTCACTGCTCTTATTCTTTATGGGTACCTGATACCTATTTCCCTCTATGTTTCCATTGAGGTAGTCAAGGTCTTGCAAGCGACATTCATAAACCAAGATCTTCACATGCGTGATGGGGAGACAGGGAATCCGGCACAAGCACGGACATCAAATTTGAATGAGGAGCTTGGCCAAGTTGACACAATATTATCAGATAAAACTGGCACCTTAACATGCAACCAAATGGATTTTTTGAAGTGTTCCATTGCTGGAGTTTCATATGGTGTTGATTCAAGTGAAGTGGAAATTGCTGCTGCCAAGCATTTCGCATCAGAAGCATCAGGTACATCCGAGCAGCATAGCAGCACTCATGATTTTTGGGAGAACAGTAGGAGTGGTTTTGGCTCATCAGAGATTGAATTGGAAGATGGGAATACTTCCATGGTTGAGAAGCCACAAAAGCCTGCAACAAGAGGTTTCAGCTTTGAGGATGACCGCCTCATGCAAGGAAACTGGACAAATGAGCCTAATGCAGGTATCATTCTTTTATTCTTCAGGACACTTGCTCTTTGTCACACAGCAATACCTGAGCCAAATGAAAAAACTGGTGGATTCACATATGAGGTGGAATCACCAGATGAAGGAGCTTTCCTTATGGCAGCCAGACAATTTGGGTTCGAATTCTCTAAGAGGACTCAATCAAGTGTCTTTGTCAGGGAGAGATATTCTGCTTCTGAGGATCCTTTAGAAAG gGAGTTCAAGGTTCTGAACTTACTGGAGTTTAACAGCAGAAGGAAGAGGATGTCAGTAATTGTGCGTGATGACACTGGCCAGATTCTTCTTTTATGCAAAGGTGCTGACAG CATCATTTTGGATAGACTGTCAAGAAATGGAAGAGTATATGAGAGAGATACAATTAAACATTTAAATGAATATGGGGAAGCAGGCTTGCGGACTTTGGCTCTGGCTTACCGGGTACTTGGAGAGTCTGAGTACTCTGCTTGGAACGCTGAGTTCCTTAAAGCAAAAACTACAATTGGGCCTGATAGAGAAGCTGAACTTGAGCGCATCGCTGACATGATTGAGAGGGATCTGATTCTTATTGGTGCAACTGCCGTAGAAGACAAATTACAGAAAGGA GTTCCTCAATGCATAGATAAACTAGCACAAGCTGGTCTCAAGATCTGGGTTCTTACAGGTGATAAGATGGAGACTGCCATCAATATAGG ATTTGCTTGTAGTTTGCTTAGGCAAGGCATGAAACAGATCTGTTTATCCATGGAGACCAGTGACATATTGTCACAAGACATAAAAAAG GCTGCAAAGGAGAATATCTTGATGCAAATAACTAATGCCTCTCAAATGATCAAGCTAGAGAAGGATCCTAATGCAGCATTTGCTTTAATAATTGATGGTAAAACTTTAACTTATGCTTTGGATGATGATCTAAAGAATCAATTTCTGAGTCTAGCAGTTAACTGTGCTTCCGTCATATGCTGCCGGGTCTCACCAAAACAGAAAGCATTG GTAACTCGGTTGGTGAAAGAAGGTACAGGTAAAACCACTTTGGCAATAGGTGATGGTGCAAATGATGTGGGCATGATTCAAGAGGCTGACATTGGTGTTGGGATTAGCGGGGTGGAAGGAATGCAG GCTGTAATGGCTAGTGATTTCTCCATTTCGCAATTTCGTTTCCTTGAACGGCTTCTTGTTGTCCATGGCCACTGGTGCTATAAGAGGATAGCTCAGATG ATATGTTACTTCTTCTATAAGAACATAGCCTTTggcctcacaattttctattttgAGGCATATACTGGCTTCTCTGGTCAATCAGTGTATGATGACTGGTACATGCTACTATTCAATGTCATTCTAACCTCTTTGCCGGTGATATCATTGGGAGTCTTTGAACAAGATGTTTCTTCAGAAGTTTGCTTACAG TTTCCAGCACTGTACCAGCAAGGGCCAAGGAACCTTTTCTTTGATtggtataggatttttggttggATGGGCAATGGTCTCTACTCATCCATCGCGATATATTTCCTTAACATTCACATTTTCTACAATCAGGCATTCCGTGCAGAGGGTCAGACAGCTGACATGGCTGCTGTTGGAACGGCCATGTTCACCTGCATTATTTGGGCTGTGAACTTGCAAATTGCCCTAACAATGAGCCACTTCACATGGATCCAACACCTCTTTGTGTGGGGTAGCGTTGCGACATGGTACCTCTTTCTGGTCGCCTATGGAATGTCATCATCGCTGATCTCTGGAAATGGCTACCAGATACTTTTGGAAGCCCTTGGCCCCGCCCCCATGTATTGGGCTGCAACACTTCTGGTCACTCTTGCCTGCAATATTCCCTATCTGGCACACATCTCCTTTCAGAGAGCTATAAATCCACTCGATCACCATGTGATCCAGGAGATCAAATACTTTAAGAAGGATGTAGAGGACCAACATATGTGGAAGAGGGAGAGATCCAAAGCGAGGCAGAAGACTGATATTGGTTTTTCAGCAAGAGTGGATGCCAAGATCAGGCAGCTGAGAGAGAAGTTTCAGAGGAAAGTCTCATCATTGAGCATCCAAACTCAGTCATAA
- the LOC135678746 gene encoding protein indeterminate-domain 7-like: protein MIQRPQLVEENMSNLTSASGEASVISSNHQSLFASSPTQINPTKKRRNLPGNPDPDAEVIALSPTTLMATNRFVCEICNKGFQRDQNLQLHRRGHNLPWKLKQRSSKEVRKKVYICPEVTCVHHDPSRALGDLTGIKKHFSRKHGEKKWKCEKCSKKYAVQSDWKAHSKICGTREYRCDCGTLFSRRDSFITHRAFCDALAEESARAIAANPLAPNHHPLLFLQPTAASYQSSPLQQTLVRSQYTHLMSANEANASIIGGNGIQQELSSNSERQHQQFPPWLACQGPASLNHLDLLPSPAYSSRSEQECPRENLGVPHPPVPPPFFQPSASSPHMSATALLQKAAMMGATMSRPSHLGLTAAHTTSSAVVASSTSSVGLDLSSHEDMGAGGLEQRSAPPPLMQDMVIKTSLSSTPGFGGLFGDTIGGMLGTKREPKNTMGSFARSHGKSEEGGGGNDGMTRDFLGLKAFPHREDILNLTGFDPRLCSSSSYEQQQQQSKKLWHG, encoded by the exons ATGATACAGAGACCGCAACTGGTGGAAGAGAACATGTCAAATCTTACCTCTGCCTCTGGGGAAGCAAGCGTGATCTCTTCCAACCACCAGTCCTTATTCGCCAGCTCCCCAACCCAGATTAATCCAACGAAGAAAAGGAGGAACCTCCCAGGAAACCCAG ACCCAGATGCTGAGGTAATAGCGTTGTCCCCCACGACACTGATGGCGACCAACAGGTTCGTGTGTGAGATCTGCAACAAAGGGTTCCAGAGGGACCAGAACCTGCAGCTCCACCGGAGAGGCCACAACCTCCCATGGAAGCTGAAGCAAAGAAGCAGCAAGGAGGTGAGGAAGAAGGTGTACATATGCCCAGAGGTGACCTGTGTGCACCACGACCCCTCTAGGGCACTCGGTGACCTCACTGGGATCAAGAAGCACTTCAGCAGgaagcatggggagaagaagtggaagtgcgAGAAGTGCTCCAAGAAGTATGCTGTTCAATCCGACTGGAAAGCCCACTCCAAGATCTGCGGCACAAGGGAATACAGATGCGATTGTGGCACCCTATTCTCGAG GAGGGATAGCTTTATCACACACAGAGCCTTTTGCGACGCATTGGCAGAAGAAAGCGCGAGGGCTATTGCAGCAAACCCTTTAGCGCCCAATCACCACCCGCTTCTGTTCCTTCAACCTACGGCGGCGTCCTATCAGTCCTCTCCTCTCCAGCAAACACTAGTCCGGAGCCAGTATACTCACCTGATGAGTGCTAATGAGGCCAATGCCAGCATCATCGGTGGCAACGGGATACAGCAAGAGCTCTCGTCGAATAGTGAACGCCAGCATCAACAATTCCCACCATGGCTAGCTTGCCAAGGACCCGCCTCTCTGAACCACTTGGACCTCCTTCCTTCACCTGCCTACTCCTCAAGGTCCGAACAGGAGTGCCCTCGTGAGAACCTAGGAGTCCCCCATCCTCCTGTTCCTCCACCCTTCTTCCAACCCTCGGCTTCCTCTCCTCACATGTCAGCCACTGCATTACTCCAGAAAGCAGCTATGATGGGTGCAACCATGAGCAGACCTTCGCACCTGGGTCTGACGGCAGCTCACACTACGAGTTCTGCTGTCGTAGCCAGCAGCACTTCCAGCGTTGGACTTGATTTGTCTTCCCACGAAGACATGGGTGCTGGTGGCTTGGAACAAAGATCAGCACCTCCTCCTCTTATGCAAGACATGGTGATCAAAACGTCCCTCTCCTCAACTCCAGGTTTCGGTGGGTTGTTTGGGGATACTATAGGGGGAATGCTGGGGACAAAGAGAGAACCCAAAAATACCATGGGGAGCTTCGCGAGAAGCCATGGAAAGTCTGAGGAAGGAGGCGGTGGGAACGATGGGATGACCAGAGATTTCTTGGGACTGAAGGCCTTTCCCCACAGGGAGGACATCCTTAACTTGACTGGGTTTGATCCTCGCTTGTGTTCCTCTTCCTCCTACGAGCAGCAACAGCAACAAAGCAAGAAACTGTGGCATGGTTAG
- the LOC103991585 gene encoding probable phospholipid-transporting ATPase 4 isoform X2 — MARGGRNQERLRWSKLYTFACLRPTVLLDNEHRHSLQGPGYSRIVHCNQPGSHRKKPLKYPTNYISTTKYNIVTFLPKAIFEQFRRVANLYFLLAALLSLTPVTPFSAVSMIAPLAFVVGLSMAKEALEDWRRFMQDVKVNSRKVSVHRGEGHFGYRHWQKIRVGDIVKVEKDQFFPADLLLLSSSYADGICYVETMNLDGETYLKVKRSLEVTLPLDDDAAFSNFTATIRCEDPNPSLYTFMGNFEYEQQVYALDPSQILLRDSKLRNTAYVYGVVIFTGHDSKVMQNATQSSSKRSKIEKKMDKIIYILFTFLMLISLISSVGYAVMTKFGMPHWWYMQPNKTSYIYNASEPALSGFFHLVTALILYGYLIPISLYVSIEVVKVLQATFINQDLHMRDGETGNPAQARTSNLNEELGQVDTILSDKTGTLTCNQMDFLKCSIAGVSYGVDSSEVEIAAAKHFASEASGTSEQHSSTHDFWENSRSGFGSSEIELEDGNTSMVEKPQKPATRGFSFEDDRLMQGNWTNEPNADEGAFLMAARQFGFEFSKRTQSSVFVRERYSASEDPLEREFKVLNLLEFNSRRKRMSVIVRDDTGQILLLCKGADSIILDRLSRNGRVYERDTIKHLNEYGEAGLRTLALAYRVLGESEYSAWNAEFLKAKTTIGPDREAELERIADMIERDLILIGATAVEDKLQKGVPQCIDKLAQAGLKIWVLTGDKMETAINIGFACSLLRQGMKQICLSMETSDILSQDIKKAAKENILMQITNASQMIKLEKDPNAAFALIIDGKTLTYALDDDLKNQFLSLAVNCASVICCRVSPKQKALVTRLVKEGTGKTTLAIGDGANDVGMIQEADIGVGISGVEGMQAVMASDFSISQFRFLERLLVVHGHWCYKRIAQMICYFFYKNIAFGLTIFYFEAYTGFSGQSVYDDWYMLLFNVILTSLPVISLGVFEQDVSSEVCLQFPALYQQGPRNLFFDWYRIFGWMGNGLYSSIAIYFLNIHIFYNQAFRAEGQTADMAAVGTAMFTCIIWAVNLQIALTMSHFTWIQHLFVWGSVATWYLFLVAYGMSSSLISGNGYQILLEALGPAPMYWAATLLVTLACNIPYLAHISFQRAINPLDHHVIQEIKYFKKDVEDQHMWKRERSKARQKTDIGFSARVDAKIRQLREKFQRKVSSLSIQTQS; from the exons ATGGCACGGGGAGGAAGGAATCAGGAGCGACTCCGATGGAGCAAGCTCTACACTTTTGCTTGTCTCCGTCCTACCGTGTTATTAGACAATGAGCATCGCCACTCCCTGCAGGGTCCTGGATACTCCCGCATCGTCCATTGCAACCAGCCCGGATCACACCGCAAGAAGCCCCTCAAATATCCTACCAACTACATCAGCACCACCAAGTACAACATCGTCACTTTCCTCCCGAAAGCTATTTTCGAACAATTCCGCCGTGTCGCCAATCTATACTTTCTCCTTGCTGCTTTGCTCTCCCTCACCCCTGTCACCCCCTTCTCGGCTGTGAGCATGATTGCCCCCCTGGCATTTGTTGTTGGTCTCAGTATGGCTAAGGAGGCATTGGAAGATTGGCGGAGGTTCATGCAGGACGTGAAGGTTAATAGCCGTAAGGTTAGTGTCCACAGGGGAGAAGGTCACTTTGGTTACAGACACTGGCAGAAGATTCGTGTTGGAGATATTGTGAAGGTTGAAAAAGATCAATTCTTTCCTGCTGACTTGCTTCTTTTGTCCTCAAGTTATGCGGATGGCATATGCTATGTCGAGACCATGAATTTGGATGGAGAAACCTATTTGAAGGTCAAGAGATCTTTGGAAGTCACTTTACCATTGGACGATGATGCAGCTTTCAGCAACTTCACAGCAACCATTCGGTGTGAGGACCCCAATCCTAGTCTCTACACTTTCATGGGTAACTTTGAGTATGAGCAGCAGGTTTACGCACTTGACCCAAGTCAGATACTTCTCAGAGATTCAAAGCTTAGGAATACTGCATATGTCTATGGAGTGGTTATCTTCACTGGTCATGACAGCAAAGTCATGCAGAATGCAACTCAGTCATCATCTAAGAGAAGTAAAATCGAGAAGAAGATGGATAAGATTATATACATTCTATTTACCTTTCTCATGTTGATTTCATTGATCAGCTCAGTAGGTTATGCTGTTATGACGAAGTTTGGGATGCCACACTGGTGGTACATGCAACCAAATAAGACCTCGTACATCTATAATGCTTCAGAGCCTGCTTTATCTGGCTTCTTCCATCTTGTCACTGCTCTTATTCTTTATGGGTACCTGATACCTATTTCCCTCTATGTTTCCATTGAGGTAGTCAAGGTCTTGCAAGCGACATTCATAAACCAAGATCTTCACATGCGTGATGGGGAGACAGGGAATCCGGCACAAGCACGGACATCAAATTTGAATGAGGAGCTTGGCCAAGTTGACACAATATTATCAGATAAAACTGGCACCTTAACATGCAACCAAATGGATTTTTTGAAGTGTTCCATTGCTGGAGTTTCATATGGTGTTGATTCAAGTGAAGTGGAAATTGCTGCTGCCAAGCATTTCGCATCAGAAGCATCAGGTACATCCGAGCAGCATAGCAGCACTCATGATTTTTGGGAGAACAGTAGGAGTGGTTTTGGCTCATCAGAGATTGAATTGGAAGATGGGAATACTTCCATGGTTGAGAAGCCACAAAAGCCTGCAACAAGAGGTTTCAGCTTTGAGGATGACCGCCTCATGCAAGGAAACTGGACAAATGAGCCTAATGCAG ATGAAGGAGCTTTCCTTATGGCAGCCAGACAATTTGGGTTCGAATTCTCTAAGAGGACTCAATCAAGTGTCTTTGTCAGGGAGAGATATTCTGCTTCTGAGGATCCTTTAGAAAG gGAGTTCAAGGTTCTGAACTTACTGGAGTTTAACAGCAGAAGGAAGAGGATGTCAGTAATTGTGCGTGATGACACTGGCCAGATTCTTCTTTTATGCAAAGGTGCTGACAG CATCATTTTGGATAGACTGTCAAGAAATGGAAGAGTATATGAGAGAGATACAATTAAACATTTAAATGAATATGGGGAAGCAGGCTTGCGGACTTTGGCTCTGGCTTACCGGGTACTTGGAGAGTCTGAGTACTCTGCTTGGAACGCTGAGTTCCTTAAAGCAAAAACTACAATTGGGCCTGATAGAGAAGCTGAACTTGAGCGCATCGCTGACATGATTGAGAGGGATCTGATTCTTATTGGTGCAACTGCCGTAGAAGACAAATTACAGAAAGGA GTTCCTCAATGCATAGATAAACTAGCACAAGCTGGTCTCAAGATCTGGGTTCTTACAGGTGATAAGATGGAGACTGCCATCAATATAGG ATTTGCTTGTAGTTTGCTTAGGCAAGGCATGAAACAGATCTGTTTATCCATGGAGACCAGTGACATATTGTCACAAGACATAAAAAAG GCTGCAAAGGAGAATATCTTGATGCAAATAACTAATGCCTCTCAAATGATCAAGCTAGAGAAGGATCCTAATGCAGCATTTGCTTTAATAATTGATGGTAAAACTTTAACTTATGCTTTGGATGATGATCTAAAGAATCAATTTCTGAGTCTAGCAGTTAACTGTGCTTCCGTCATATGCTGCCGGGTCTCACCAAAACAGAAAGCATTG GTAACTCGGTTGGTGAAAGAAGGTACAGGTAAAACCACTTTGGCAATAGGTGATGGTGCAAATGATGTGGGCATGATTCAAGAGGCTGACATTGGTGTTGGGATTAGCGGGGTGGAAGGAATGCAG GCTGTAATGGCTAGTGATTTCTCCATTTCGCAATTTCGTTTCCTTGAACGGCTTCTTGTTGTCCATGGCCACTGGTGCTATAAGAGGATAGCTCAGATG ATATGTTACTTCTTCTATAAGAACATAGCCTTTggcctcacaattttctattttgAGGCATATACTGGCTTCTCTGGTCAATCAGTGTATGATGACTGGTACATGCTACTATTCAATGTCATTCTAACCTCTTTGCCGGTGATATCATTGGGAGTCTTTGAACAAGATGTTTCTTCAGAAGTTTGCTTACAG TTTCCAGCACTGTACCAGCAAGGGCCAAGGAACCTTTTCTTTGATtggtataggatttttggttggATGGGCAATGGTCTCTACTCATCCATCGCGATATATTTCCTTAACATTCACATTTTCTACAATCAGGCATTCCGTGCAGAGGGTCAGACAGCTGACATGGCTGCTGTTGGAACGGCCATGTTCACCTGCATTATTTGGGCTGTGAACTTGCAAATTGCCCTAACAATGAGCCACTTCACATGGATCCAACACCTCTTTGTGTGGGGTAGCGTTGCGACATGGTACCTCTTTCTGGTCGCCTATGGAATGTCATCATCGCTGATCTCTGGAAATGGCTACCAGATACTTTTGGAAGCCCTTGGCCCCGCCCCCATGTATTGGGCTGCAACACTTCTGGTCACTCTTGCCTGCAATATTCCCTATCTGGCACACATCTCCTTTCAGAGAGCTATAAATCCACTCGATCACCATGTGATCCAGGAGATCAAATACTTTAAGAAGGATGTAGAGGACCAACATATGTGGAAGAGGGAGAGATCCAAAGCGAGGCAGAAGACTGATATTGGTTTTTCAGCAAGAGTGGATGCCAAGATCAGGCAGCTGAGAGAGAAGTTTCAGAGGAAAGTCTCATCATTGAGCATCCAAACTCAGTCATAA
- the LOC135678747 gene encoding monothiol glutaredoxin-S2-like, with translation MGAAALSIDGAEEAPEERVGRLIQENPAVIFSRRGCCMSHVMKRLLAAVGAHPAAIELEEADEEKAAAAAGGGGLPTLFVGGVAVGGLEGLVGLHLRDHLVPMLREAGALRS, from the coding sequence ATGGGGGCGGCAGCGCTGTCAATCGACGGGGCGGAGGAGGCGCCGGAGGAGCGGGTGGGGCGCCTTATCCAGGAGAACCCCGCCGTCATCTTCAGCCGGCGAGGATGCTGCATGAGCCACGTCATGAAGCGGCTTCTGGCGGCCGTGGGCGCCCACCCGGCGGCGATCGAGTTGGAGGAGGCCGACGAGGAGaaggccgccgccgctgccggggGTGGCGGGCTTCCCACCCTCTTCGTCGGTGGCGTTGCCGTGGGCGGGCTCGAGGGCCTCGTGGGTCTCCACCTCCGCGACCATCTCGTCCCCATGCTCCGTGAGGCCGGCGCTCTCCGCAGCTGA